A region of the Montipora foliosa isolate CH-2021 chromosome 8, ASM3666993v2, whole genome shotgun sequence genome:
agatgacttccgctcaggttgtcgaaacgtcagtcaatgtcatctcaaacagtccttctcaggactttactcacccggacgatcgtactttacttaatgatatgactcctgagttcaaaccatttacaactcttttgaaaaaacattgtttttcttgATATATCTTTTTGTATGTGCTTGTGTTTTTTTCTCtgtggtcttaaattttaatgcaCTGGCAATGCTAAGACAACGTTCCAGAATGGGCATGCTAAATTTTGTACAATTTTAATGAccgtcaaatttaatttcttttttggaacgcttcattattatttgtcatttgctttcctttacagaaatgtaccaaatggATTGGACAAATCAGCTAACACTGGCAGATCTGAACTTTGCTTTACATTCAGAATCATTTCAGGATTATCGATCAGGATTATCGATCGTAGAATTTCCAGCCGTGTTCTCttccaataaaacaataagCCCATCCTCTGAAATCAATCTTTGATCGTAGCTCTGCAAAAGCATATCTCTTGTCTTTCTTAAGGAAGTTACTATATGATTCAGTattaagaaagaagacaaagaatcaAAACTGCTGTACAATTAACTAGCGATGTCGTAAAAGCACTGACGCGAcatgcttaaggacggtgcctactattgttattgcgcatactttctgcgcatctcgagatactcggatttcctatgggtggtgcttactaatacagggatattgttgcgcggttcaaaactatgcggagaaagcagaacttagcaagtgctcttggtatccaaaaagaaaattaggggtaaccatgcatttttcagagacaattaaaaggaaaaggaaaggaactttatttcagtgtctagtcgttctagcgctgaagcactaataagggacactgtaaattgaaattaacaacttatacaaatcaaatgttggtttttgagcttcaatttggaaaaaagggccatacattgctttgtattttgaagctttttacagatattgttgataaattatcttcgaaaaatgcgcgATTatccccgattttctttttggatttcaataactcttgttaaggtctgcttttcccgcatattcagtaaaccacgcaaaaatacctttgaattagtaggcaccgtccttaatgcaaGCACGTCAAGTCATAGACGCCGGTCTCGACCCAGTTTCACTTCGGCTGCTTGGcgtccgtgttgacaaaaacgtctcgtgcttaagctccctattgataggtgcattacgcGTAACTCAAGAACGTGTATATTTTTATTAGCAATTTAGGAAGCTAATCCGCTCAGCCGTATCTAAGCTCTTTTTAATTTCGTTCTTGTTGTTTATAGGTTTGGTTCGTTCGGTTGAGAAATAACAACTGTTAAAGTAAAGTCACTCTGAATATTGTAGTGACGCAAAGTGCGACCATTTTTGAGCTTCCAGCCGTCACAAAAAAGCTCCTGTTCATCAGGAGAGATGCCTACCTCGTCCTGAATCTTCCCCTTCACGTTCTCGATCAGATCATCGGGTGCCACTCCTAACCTTAACAACTTTCCATTTAGCAACTTTGCGAAAATTTCCATGCCTTCGCCGCCTCCACGGAGTCGCGACACCAAATGCACTGTGCATTCGTCTGTAACCCTGCAGTCGGTTAGGGTGCAGCCATCTTCCAGTTGTAGATAGATAAGTCTTAGATCCTGTACTGGTCCTACTTCGACCATAATTTTCCTCCTCAAGCTCTCAACAGAATCGCTTGTCCTAACGCACAGACTGATAGTTGAACCAGTCAACGTTTTGACAAAGACGGTCGCCGCATCATGGTATCGAAACCGCAAATACGGAGTGGATTCCTTGTCAATGTGGTAGTCACTTAAAGTGCGCTCATCTTTTAGTAGCTCACCTTTAAATTCGAGTACCCGCTGGTCTGGTGGTATCccttttttctccaaaattttCGTCTTCACTTTCTCAACAGAATCACTTGGTCCGACTTCTAAATAGAATTTTTCACCAATGAAAGGGTCGACCAAGATTTGCATTTTCTCTGAAAGACCCAAGGGTCGGGTAGCCGTTTTGGGAATATTTCCCCGACTCTGAGTAAAATCCGCTTCTGACagttgttttgtcttgtcaCCTTCCGAAACAGCCGAATAATCGGCCAACCCAGCAACCCAGTCAACATCCTTTTGTTGTCTTGATAGATCAACTGCCTTGGATACCTCAAGATTACTTTCCATAGTTGTTGCTGCCGACATTTTCATCACTTTCAACTTCTCTGAGAGATTGCCTTGCTCATCTATTTATTGTGTGCCGCTCTGAGATTTCTCACGTCGACGCCCTGAAACAATACAGACTCACTTTCAGTGGCAAAATCATCAGTATAGCAAACTTGACACTAAAATAGGGTGCCTGTGCAACGACGACGGCAGCAGCGAGaccgccacaaaacaatacgttgaaaaaaaaaacctttaacaAGTTGTATAGAAACTGGAATCAAAGCTCACAATAACCCAGGATTAACTCAATCGTGTTTTAAACGACTGCaactttttgtattttgttaccTTTTAGTGTTAATGATGTAGTGTTTATCGTCGTTGCAGTATCACGTATTGTAAGTTATGCCTGTTAGCTGATTGTCTCTTAAGTGTTGATTTGGTATGATATTGTAAACATAGGAATGTATGGTACCGTGTTAACAATACGTACGTAACGAAGGTAtgtgttaattaattaagttagagcaggggtggcgcagtggtgagagcactcgcctctcaccaatctgtcccgggttcgattcccggtcccggccccatatatgggttgagtttgttgttagTTCTCTCAtttctccgagaggtttttctccgggtacagtaaacacccgcatataagaacaagtggattaagaacatcaggctgaaatttggccaataaagcaccatataaataagaacaaatttaGCCCGATAAATAAAACttgttcttaatacaaaggaaaagggtattaggataagaaaacaatacagtacagtaacttatatcGAAGTACTATGGTATTCAGGACCGTTACAAACTATGAAACTATTACAAAACCGCATtgaatgttaattaaacctctagtaatatatatttgaagtatttctgaaaccaattttaagaacactttcaggctgatttctcactaagtACCCTTCAAATAAGAAAacgatcagccttaaaccttaaaaaagtgttcttatatgcgggtgttcactatactctggttttcccctctccagaaAAACcgacactgccaaattccaaatTCGATCCAGCatgcacggacacatgttgaacgatCTCCTAAGCGCgcttaaggtgttccgtgggtaaacaaattccattAGCATTTTCCCAGTAATTATTCGTTTATAGAAGTATCGGTATTTTTGGTAGGAGTGGGTGAACAGTTAAGGGAAAGAAGATGAACAAGTCTAAGAAGACTAATCATTTCAGGAGAAGATGGTGGAGGGAAGAATAGACGGATGCCAAGAGATTACTGCTAAACACAAACTTATTCTTTTCTCTTTATTCCTCAGCAGCCTCGttagtttttaaaaaatcgaaaagaatttttgctttaAACTGAGGCtggtgagtctaattagcataaAGATAATATAATTTATGAGCAGCCATATTGGTTTACTGAAGCAAAAGGAAGAATTTGCGAGAAAGTGGAGTTCAATTGCTAAACGAATTTTTCcatcctccaacatggccgccgtttcataataataataataataataataataataataataataataataataataataataataataataataataataatgatagatATGCGCTACCTGTGTTATCTTATTTAATGTGGACGCAGACCTGGCCACTGGCGCAGCTTCAACAAGTAGACAGAGAGGCAAGAAAGATAATAGTAcaatttggaggaaaacatcccCAAGGATCAACAGCTATACTATATATGAGTAGGAAATGTGGGGGGAGAGGATTAAGATCGGTAGAGACAACATACAAGGATATCAAGATCAAGGCGGCTATGAAGCTCTATTGTAACCCCGACCCATCTATGGAGGCAGTGAGATTGTTTGAAGAGAAGTCAGTGAGAGGAGGGCGGCACTCAGTTATCAATGATGCAAGAAGGTATGCGGAGGAGTTGGGACTTCACCTCAAACTAGAGTACCCGGAACCAATGTGCGTCACCGACGACGGTAAAGAAGTAAATGGGAAGAAGGTTAAGGGGTGCATAGCTAAGGTGCGTCAGGAAGAAGTCCGAGCTAAAGTGAAGGAAGAAAAGTGGCAGGGGAAGATGATCTGTAACAGATGGGAGGACGTGCACTTAGAACAAGGAGATTGCTTTGCTTGGCTTAGTTGTTGGAAAGCGGCACCCACGCATGTGGTTGTTGGTATACAAGAACTTTACAGCTACTtccaacaaaggttttttatcatagaaaggTGGGGACAAGTGGCAGCGGAGAGGAAAGGTGTCGAATGTGTGGAAAGGCAACAGAGAGTGTCCCACATATCCTAGCTGGTTGTGGGGCATTAGCCCAGACGTTGTATTTGGCAAGGCACAACAACGCtcttaagattttattttttcaagtgatcAGGGCGCTGGACCTACTGTAGTTACATCAGAGGTTCCTTGGTTTTCGAAGATCCAACCTAAGCCTATGTATGAA
Encoded here:
- the LOC137968252 gene encoding polyubiquitin-B-like, whose protein sequence is MSAATTMESNLEVSKAVDLSRQQKDVDWVAGLADYSAVSEGDKTKQLSEADFTQSRGNIPKTATRPLGLSEKMQILVDPFIGEKFYLEVGPSDSVEKVKTKILEKKGIPPDQRVLEFKGELLKDERTLSDYHIDKESTPYLRFRYHDAATVFVKTLTGSTISLCVRTSDSVESLRRKIMVEVGPVQDLRLIYLQLEDGCTLTDCRVTDECTVHLVSRLRGGGEGMEIFAKLLNGKLLRLGVAPDDLIENVKGKIQDEVGISPDEQELFCDGWKLKNGRTLRHYNIQSDFTLTVVISQPNEPNL